Sequence from the Coxiella endosymbiont of Amblyomma sculptum genome:
TTTTATTTTTGTTACAAGAAGGATCTTTCATTCGAAAATCTCTTCAAGAAATCGAAGTGTTTCAAACCAAGAATGTTTGTCCGCTTGTAAGTTATAAACAGTGCCCATACTAAAATCATTAGCTTTGGGATTAGTAAAAGCATGCATAGTTTTCCCAAATGTATGCAATTGCCATTCTGCTTTTGCGATCGTCATTTCTTCTTCGAATTCAAGAACAACGTTAGGAGGGACCATAGGATCTTCGTAACCGTGCATAACCAAAACTTTCGCCTGTATATTTCTTGCTGGAATTTCTTTCGACGCTTGCAGTAAACCATGGAAAACCACCACTCCTTTCAAATTGGCACCACTGCGCGCTAAATCGAGAACGCAAAGCCCTCCAAAACAATATCCTACAGCAGCAATTTTGGTTACATCCGCTATTTTTATTTGTTCAGTTACTTCCAATCCTGCTGTAAATCTTTGAAGCAGTCTCTTACGATCTTGTACGAGAGGTAGCATCAATTTTCGATTGGTTTCTGGATTGTCACCCAGTATTCCTTTTCCGTAGACATCCGTAGCGAGACCAACATAGCCCAATTTGGCTAAACAACGCGCTTTTTCTTCAACAAAAGCGTCTCGA
This genomic interval carries:
- a CDS encoding dienelactone hydrolase family protein, encoding MYIQTIEYRNDGVVFQAYVAYEDSVGQKRPVVLIAHAWGGRDAFVEEKARCLAKLGYVGLATDVYGKGILGDNPETNRKLMLPLVQDRKRLLQRFTAGLEVTEQIKIADVTKIAAVGYCFGGLCVLDLARSGANLKGVVVFHGLLQASKEIPARNIQAKVLVMHGYEDPMVPPNVVLEFEEEMTIAKAEWQLHTFGKTMHAFTNPKANDFSMGTVYNLQADKHSWFETLRFLEEIFE